One genomic window of Candidatus Kuenenia stuttgartiensis includes the following:
- a CDS encoding transposase yields the protein MGKEDPVRAYDAFIESLDLQEMGFEINAYKAGAHEYHPRALLKLIVYGYAYGERSSRRLERACYHNLSFMWLVSGIKPDYRTISRFRRENKEAIKSRC from the coding sequence GTGGGAAAAGAAGATCCTGTGAGGGCGTATGATGCGTTTATAGAGAGCTTAGACCTTCAGGAAATGGGTTTTGAGATCAATGCGTATAAAGCCGGTGCGCATGAGTATCATCCAAGGGCGCTCTTAAAATTAATCGTATATGGATATGCCTATGGGGAAAGGAGTTCCCGCAGACTGGAAAGGGCGTGCTATCATAATCTATCCTTCATGTGGTTAGTATCCGGTATAAAACCTGATTACCGTACGATATCGAGATTTCGCAGAGAGAATAAAGAGGCGATAAAAAGCAGGTGTTAA
- a CDS encoding YqgE/AlgH family protein has product MEIDVGKGSILIANPQGTDPNFMQTVVLICEHSKRGTLGLILNKTLGKKGQEIFVSSANTKTKDKEIFFGGPVDTNNMFYLHGNFKNETHNCVKICEGVYLGSNQGCFNAFMSRKNVSDNIFRLYLGCACWSGGQLESEIETKCWTVGTATEKMVFYPSPDNIWWNILRSISSIDPEFPYDNAEPILN; this is encoded by the coding sequence ATGGAAATAGATGTTGGCAAGGGATCAATACTTATTGCTAATCCGCAGGGCACCGATCCGAATTTTATGCAGACAGTAGTGCTAATATGCGAACATAGCAAAAGAGGGACATTGGGTTTAATATTAAACAAAACATTAGGGAAAAAAGGACAGGAAATATTTGTTTCTTCTGCCAATACCAAGACAAAGGATAAAGAAATATTTTTTGGAGGCCCTGTCGATACAAACAATATGTTCTATCTTCACGGCAACTTTAAAAATGAAACACATAATTGTGTGAAAATATGTGAAGGGGTTTATTTAGGTTCAAATCAAGGATGTTTCAATGCGTTTATGTCTCGTAAAAATGTATCGGATAATATTTTTCGTCTTTATCTTGGCTGTGCCTGCTGGTCGGGCGGACAGCTTGAATCTGAAATTGAGACGAAGTGCTGGACGGTGGGTACCGCAACTGAAAAAATGGTATTCTATCCTAGCCCGGATAATATATGGTGGAACATCTTACGTTCAATCAGCAGTATTGACCCTGAATTTCCCTATGATAATGCGGAACCAATACTGAACTAA